From Alienimonas californiensis, a single genomic window includes:
- a CDS encoding DUF6702 family protein, with protein sequence MPARLILAACCSLLAGAVHPQHVTLAEAEWNPQSQSLEVALRITPAQLEEVVERHAGRSVDLDAEASDAAVAAWLRTAFVVTPPDPDPTDDEAPAPAPLKYVGKEVGISVGWVYFEVPLPGGWEGVTVSDRVRLNVEPAQHNTLVLSVTRPSPDGTSRKERASYTFDRRTPAHMLWAADLEPLKKSATDGAAPPASPR encoded by the coding sequence ATGCCCGCCCGCCTGATTCTCGCCGCCTGCTGTTCCCTCCTCGCCGGGGCCGTGCATCCCCAGCACGTTACGCTGGCGGAGGCGGAGTGGAACCCGCAGAGCCAGTCCCTCGAAGTCGCCCTGCGGATCACGCCGGCCCAGTTGGAGGAGGTCGTCGAACGCCACGCCGGACGGTCGGTCGATCTGGACGCCGAGGCCTCCGACGCCGCCGTCGCCGCCTGGCTGCGGACCGCCTTTGTCGTCACCCCGCCGGACCCGGACCCGACCGACGACGAAGCCCCCGCCCCGGCGCCGCTGAAGTACGTGGGGAAAGAGGTCGGGATCAGCGTCGGCTGGGTCTACTTCGAGGTCCCCCTGCCCGGCGGCTGGGAGGGCGTGACGGTGTCGGACCGGGTGCGGCTGAACGTCGAACCGGCTCAGCACAACACGCTGGTCCTGTCCGTGACCCGGCCCAGCCCGGACGGCACGTCGCGGAAGGAGCGGGCCAGCTACACCTTCGACCGCCGCACGCCGGCCCACATGCTGTGGGCGGCGGACCTGGAGCCGCTCAAGAAGTCAGCGACCGACGGGGCCGCCCCTCCCGCTTCGCCGAGATGA
- a CDS encoding DUF6807 family protein, with translation MHAVLLVAAVLAGPPAPVDDPGDAPQVADPSAAYVQLEPLPGEAVSFRVNGVEATRWHTGTTIGRASFYPLTAPTDAPAAGSLVRMGHPGAPNHSHHRGVWFAHQDVNGRNFWEDDPAVTVRQTDWLALESGRGEGRMACRLAWVGADGRTALTQDLVAALRPLGATLADGYELELHLTLRPGDDGPGNDGPVTLGQTNFGLLGVRVAESLSEHFGAGRLTDDAGRTGEPAIFGNAARWVDYSGPVPVGQGEAFRFEPHGLTVFDHPANRAAGVAEGDETGGEPVEGEPVRWHVRADGWIGPSLCREAPREVSAEEPLALRYLLHAHPGPYAAEVAAARYEAFLARPPLGVRKSSRPHTAFEIVRQGDGEPGD, from the coding sequence ATGCACGCCGTCCTCCTGGTCGCCGCCGTCCTCGCCGGCCCGCCGGCCCCCGTTGACGATCCGGGGGACGCCCCGCAGGTCGCCGACCCCTCCGCGGCGTACGTGCAGCTTGAACCGCTGCCGGGGGAGGCGGTGTCGTTTCGGGTGAACGGCGTGGAGGCGACCCGCTGGCACACGGGCACGACGATCGGGCGGGCGTCCTTCTACCCCCTGACGGCGCCGACCGACGCCCCAGCCGCCGGCTCGCTGGTGCGGATGGGGCACCCGGGCGCCCCCAACCACAGCCATCACCGCGGCGTCTGGTTCGCCCACCAGGACGTGAACGGCCGGAACTTCTGGGAGGACGACCCGGCCGTCACGGTTCGGCAGACCGACTGGCTCGCCCTGGAAAGCGGGCGCGGCGAGGGCCGCATGGCCTGCCGCCTCGCCTGGGTCGGCGCCGACGGCCGTACGGCGCTGACGCAGGACCTCGTCGCCGCCCTGCGTCCCCTCGGAGCCACGCTGGCGGACGGCTACGAGTTGGAACTGCACCTCACCCTCCGGCCGGGCGACGACGGGCCCGGCAACGACGGGCCGGTCACGCTGGGGCAGACGAACTTCGGGCTGCTCGGCGTGCGGGTCGCCGAGAGCCTGTCCGAACATTTCGGCGCCGGCCGACTCACCGACGACGCCGGCCGCACGGGGGAGCCGGCGATCTTCGGCAACGCCGCCCGCTGGGTGGACTACAGCGGCCCCGTGCCCGTCGGCCAAGGCGAGGCCTTCCGGTTCGAACCTCACGGCCTGACCGTGTTCGATCACCCCGCCAACCGCGCCGCCGGCGTTGCGGAAGGCGACGAGACCGGCGGCGAACCGGTCGAAGGGGAACCGGTCCGCTGGCACGTGCGGGCGGACGGTTGGATCGGCCCGTCGCTCTGCCGGGAGGCGCCCCGCGAAGTCAGCGCGGAGGAGCCGCTCGCCCTGCGATACCTGTTGCACGCGCATCCCGGCCCCTACGCGGCGGAGGTCGCCGCGGCCCGGTACGAGGCGTTCCTCGCCCGTCCGCCGCTGGGGGTCCGCAAGTCCTCCCGACCGCACACAGCCTTCGAGATCGTCCGTCAAGGAGACGGCGAACCGGGCGACTGA
- a CDS encoding MarR family winged helix-turn-helix transcriptional regulator — protein sequence MPPATPNDHAASTSGGHVEHPPVSAAARAAAPPHPPRPVTVPPASLSGKPASPVPAFSRPSGAVTSLPANSPQASYFTGPAVAAVTAGRGAVVSGSPYSSGQYYSGSNASQGERVEHPPVVPFARPAAPAPQAARPAQPAYAARPEGPATIPAEHRFASQPSHAAPTSPTGPREEYAQIAGSIGPTQEVPAPDLSPADAAANRVLDTLMKLGHRVRGVLDARFAGMKMTDARYMALRVVQDSAPEGCTQAKLAAALGQCESSVSTLVERMRTGKLVYRLHPKSDRRKRVLLLTDAGREALEHAEAARAEAAKELCIALSHEERDGLCDALSCLLEGVQQTDADAGRRRKVA from the coding sequence ATGCCGCCCGCGACCCCCAACGATCACGCCGCCTCCACTTCCGGCGGTCACGTCGAACATCCGCCGGTCTCCGCCGCTGCCCGGGCCGCGGCGCCGCCGCACCCGCCGCGGCCGGTCACCGTGCCGCCCGCCAGCCTGTCCGGGAAACCGGCCTCGCCGGTCCCGGCGTTCAGCCGGCCCTCCGGGGCGGTGACCTCCCTGCCGGCGAACAGCCCGCAGGCCTCCTACTTCACCGGGCCGGCGGTCGCCGCCGTCACCGCCGGCCGCGGGGCGGTCGTCAGCGGCTCGCCCTACAGCTCCGGGCAATACTACTCCGGCTCGAACGCCTCCCAGGGCGAACGGGTGGAGCACCCCCCGGTGGTGCCCTTCGCCCGTCCGGCGGCTCCGGCGCCGCAGGCGGCCCGGCCGGCTCAGCCCGCCTACGCCGCCCGCCCCGAAGGCCCGGCGACGATCCCGGCGGAGCACCGCTTCGCCTCCCAGCCGAGCCACGCCGCCCCGACGAGCCCGACCGGCCCGCGGGAGGAATACGCTCAGATCGCCGGGAGCATCGGCCCGACCCAGGAGGTTCCCGCCCCGGACCTCTCCCCGGCCGACGCCGCCGCCAATCGCGTGCTGGACACGCTGATGAAGCTCGGCCACCGGGTGCGGGGCGTGCTCGACGCCCGGTTCGCCGGGATGAAGATGACCGACGCCCGCTACATGGCCCTGCGGGTCGTGCAGGACAGCGCCCCGGAAGGCTGCACCCAGGCGAAGCTCGCCGCGGCGCTGGGCCAGTGCGAGAGCAGCGTCTCCACGCTGGTGGAGCGGATGCGGACCGGCAAGCTGGTCTACCGCCTGCACCCCAAGAGCGACCGTCGCAAACGGGTGCTGCTGCTGACCGACGCCGGCCGCGAAGCCCTCGAACACGCCGAAGCCGCCCGGGCCGAGGCCGCCAAGGAACTGTGCATCGCTCTCTCCCACGAGGAGCGGGACGGTCTGTGCGACGCCCTCAGCTGCCTGCTGGAAGGCGTGCAGCAGACCGACGCCGACGCCGGCCGACGCCGCAAAGTCGCCTGA
- a CDS encoding patatin-like phospholipase family protein, translated as MFRILSLDGGGLRGAFGAGFLAALERRVVPANGKPLAAHFDLLAGTSTGGILACGLASGLTAQRLVQFYREQGPEIFHAREPFRPRTSVRPLYPLASRLFWQKTGMPMDELFRARYCPFHLADAFVTAFGDRTLGELDAARLIVPAVNLSRGRIHLFRTGHLPGGRGCQRELKLVDLLVAATAAPTYFPHKVIDGEAYCDGGVWANNPTVLAVAEAVALTSGAAGLEDAAHDRRSDYEKAVDVTGIEVLSLGTGRATYSLSPPGADAGSLYWARHIADVMGHSMQQGTELPAEFFLGDRLMGVNFDLPDVTWRLDAADKLEALFDLGEAAAAEVGDEAIARFFPAASAAV; from the coding sequence ATGTTTCGCATCCTCTCCCTCGACGGCGGCGGCCTCCGCGGGGCGTTCGGCGCCGGCTTTCTGGCGGCGCTGGAGCGGCGAGTCGTCCCGGCGAACGGCAAGCCGCTGGCGGCCCACTTCGACCTGCTGGCCGGGACCAGCACCGGGGGCATCCTCGCCTGCGGGTTGGCGTCCGGCCTCACGGCCCAACGGCTCGTGCAGTTCTATCGGGAGCAGGGGCCGGAGATTTTTCACGCCCGCGAGCCCTTCCGTCCCCGCACCAGCGTGCGGCCGCTGTATCCGCTGGCGAGTCGGCTGTTCTGGCAGAAGACCGGCATGCCGATGGACGAACTGTTCCGGGCCCGGTACTGCCCGTTTCACCTCGCCGACGCCTTCGTCACCGCCTTCGGCGACCGCACGCTGGGCGAACTGGACGCCGCCCGGCTGATCGTGCCGGCGGTGAACCTGTCGCGGGGCCGCATCCACCTGTTCCGGACCGGACACCTGCCGGGGGGGCGGGGCTGTCAGCGGGAATTAAAGCTCGTGGACCTGCTGGTCGCCGCGACCGCGGCGCCGACCTATTTCCCGCACAAGGTGATCGACGGCGAGGCCTACTGCGACGGTGGCGTGTGGGCGAACAACCCGACGGTGCTGGCGGTCGCGGAGGCCGTCGCCCTCACCAGCGGCGCCGCCGGTCTGGAGGACGCCGCGCACGATCGCCGCTCGGACTATGAGAAGGCGGTCGACGTGACCGGGATCGAGGTGCTCTCCCTGGGCACCGGCCGGGCGACCTACTCCCTCAGCCCGCCGGGGGCGGACGCCGGCAGCCTGTACTGGGCCCGGCATATCGCGGACGTGATGGGCCACAGCATGCAGCAGGGCACGGAGTTGCCGGCGGAGTTCTTCCTCGGCGACCGCCTGATGGGAGTGAACTTCGACCTGCCGGACGTCACCTGGCGGCTGGATGCTGCCGACAAGCTGGAAGCCCTGTTCGACCTGGGCGAAGCCGCCGCCGCGGAGGTGGGGGACGAAGCGATCGCCCGGTTCTTCCCCGCTGCCTCGGCCGCTGTGTGA
- a CDS encoding phosphatase PAP2 family protein, which yields MWKRLRVTWFRAVRWVFLHELATVLLVLGVGAGTFGFIELADAVTDGESTAVDRTVLLALRNPDDHADPIGPHWFEEMARDVTAIGSVAVLSLFSIAALGHLAMIGRRKLAAATLVAIVLGTLVSWLMKVGFDRPRPDLVPHETQVFTRSFPSGHSAMSAVVFLTLGWLAARAQPTKKGKISFVLGATLLTLLIGSSRVYLGVHWPTDVLAGWTFGATWAAASWLALRWIDRSPHVDLDEEEADEDVILADKTGPTADGARSNEAGSGMKG from the coding sequence ATGTGGAAACGCCTGCGAGTCACGTGGTTCCGAGCCGTCCGCTGGGTGTTCCTGCACGAACTCGCCACCGTGCTGCTGGTGTTGGGCGTGGGGGCCGGCACGTTCGGGTTCATTGAACTGGCGGACGCCGTGACCGACGGCGAAAGCACCGCGGTCGACCGCACCGTGCTGCTGGCCCTCCGCAATCCCGACGACCACGCCGACCCGATCGGCCCGCACTGGTTCGAGGAGATGGCCCGGGACGTGACCGCGATCGGCAGCGTCGCGGTTCTGTCGCTGTTCTCGATCGCGGCGCTGGGGCACCTGGCGATGATCGGCCGGCGCAAGCTGGCGGCGGCGACGCTCGTGGCGATCGTCCTCGGCACGCTCGTCAGTTGGCTGATGAAGGTCGGTTTCGACCGCCCCCGGCCGGACCTCGTCCCGCACGAAACGCAGGTGTTCACCCGCAGTTTTCCTAGCGGGCACTCGGCGATGTCCGCGGTGGTGTTCCTCACCCTGGGCTGGCTGGCGGCCCGGGCCCAGCCTACGAAAAAGGGCAAGATCTCCTTCGTGCTGGGAGCGACGCTGCTCACCCTGCTGATCGGTTCCAGCCGGGTCTATCTGGGCGTGCACTGGCCCACGGACGTGCTGGCCGGCTGGACGTTCGGCGCCACCTGGGCCGCCGCCAGCTGGCTGGCCCTCCGCTGGATCGACCGCTCCCCCCACGTCGACCTGGACGAGGAAGAAGCGGACGAGGACGTCATCCTGGCGGACAAGACCGGCCCGACGGCCGACGGCGCCCGGTCGAACGAAGCCGGTTCCGGCATGAAGGGTTGA
- a CDS encoding Gfo/Idh/MocA family protein: MTPPLSRRQFVQTSSAAAAGASLAVPAAARDEGDAASPGDRPVRVAVMGLGRGLSLAKTFSGLPNVTVAALCDVDAGRLNRAMKEVTALSGAAPSSATDVREVLADPSIDALLVAAPNFWHTPAALLALEAGKHVYVEKPCSHTPAEGERLEAAAKRTGLCVQHGTQRRSAPLILEGMDLVRGGEIGDVYLARGWYANGRGPVNLDAPTEPPPSLDYDLWQGPVPRAPYRAGMIPYNWHWFWDYGNGELGNNGVHALDLARWGLDAEFPDSVVCTAGRYAWDDDQQTPDTAQCAWTFPGGKQMTWEGLSCNKLGLMGDGFGVTFHGTNGSVQLTSGGYRSFDRQGKETHRSANSDFGEMEAAHAANFVAAIRADDPGLLHAPADVAHRSTLPCHLGNIAHRVGRRLTCDPATGRILHDEEASALWDREYAEGWNPARPA, from the coding sequence ATGACGCCGCCGCTCTCCCGCCGCCAGTTCGTGCAAACCTCCTCCGCGGCGGCCGCCGGCGCGTCGCTGGCCGTCCCCGCGGCGGCCCGGGACGAGGGAGATGCGGCCTCCCCCGGCGACCGGCCGGTGCGGGTCGCGGTGATGGGGCTGGGGCGCGGCCTATCGCTGGCGAAGACGTTCTCCGGGCTGCCGAACGTAACGGTCGCCGCGCTGTGCGACGTGGACGCCGGTCGGCTCAACCGGGCGATGAAGGAGGTGACGGCCCTGTCCGGCGCCGCCCCGAGTTCCGCGACGGACGTGCGGGAGGTCCTCGCCGACCCGTCGATCGACGCCCTGCTGGTCGCGGCGCCGAACTTCTGGCACACCCCCGCCGCCCTGCTGGCCCTGGAGGCCGGCAAGCACGTCTATGTGGAGAAGCCCTGTTCCCACACCCCCGCCGAGGGGGAACGGCTGGAGGCCGCCGCGAAGAGGACCGGACTGTGCGTGCAGCACGGCACGCAGCGCCGCAGCGCCCCGCTGATTCTCGAAGGGATGGACCTGGTCCGCGGCGGGGAGATCGGCGACGTCTATCTGGCCCGCGGCTGGTACGCCAACGGCCGCGGCCCGGTGAACCTGGACGCCCCGACCGAGCCGCCGCCCTCGCTGGACTACGACCTGTGGCAGGGGCCGGTCCCGCGGGCGCCGTACCGTGCCGGGATGATCCCCTATAACTGGCACTGGTTCTGGGACTACGGCAACGGCGAGCTGGGGAACAACGGCGTGCACGCCCTGGACTTGGCCCGGTGGGGGTTGGACGCGGAGTTCCCGGACTCCGTCGTCTGCACGGCCGGCCGCTACGCCTGGGACGACGACCAGCAGACCCCGGACACCGCCCAGTGCGCCTGGACCTTCCCCGGCGGCAAGCAGATGACGTGGGAGGGCCTGTCCTGCAACAAACTCGGGCTGATGGGCGACGGCTTCGGCGTGACGTTCCACGGCACGAACGGTTCGGTGCAGCTGACCTCCGGCGGCTACCGGTCGTTCGACCGGCAGGGCAAGGAGACCCATCGCAGCGCCAACTCGGACTTCGGCGAGATGGAAGCCGCCCACGCCGCGAACTTCGTCGCCGCGATCCGGGCGGACGATCCCGGCCTGCTGCACGCCCCGGCGGACGTCGCTCACCGCAGCACGCTGCCCTGCCACCTCGGCAACATCGCCCACCGGGTCGGCCGCCGGCTGACCTGCGACCCGGCCACCGGACGCATCCTCCACGACGAGGAGGCGTCGGCCCTGTGGGACCGCGAGTACGCCGAGGGTTGGAACCCCGCCCGGCCGGCCTGA
- a CDS encoding rhomboid family intramembrane serine protease, which yields MRLLVELPPERAARLTDVLVAEGVAAQFRPNESVGPGAGEAAVWVVEEDDMPAAKATLAAFLDDPNAERFAAASKQADRLRAAAEKERKAAAKRVHRGRDTFRDAASGAPLWKRAPVCAGLIGACVVVALFGWGGMDDPWSLWSRQEPLIHWLWITEHSIVPVRPGWVRLQFDTLGETLAQGEVWRVFTPALLHANPIHLAFNMSWLVGLGAILEGRFGWWRFLLGVLAVAALSNVAEYYADMRFGLPILGLFDFEPSPRFGGFSGVAVALFGFEVGRKRGGRPLTTLSTNSTFFMLAFLVLCLSGSIIAVANVAHFSGLALGFAAGFISAKREGRPRRSLTS from the coding sequence TTGCGCCTGCTTGTCGAACTCCCGCCCGAACGCGCCGCCCGACTGACGGACGTCCTGGTCGCCGAGGGCGTGGCCGCCCAGTTCCGCCCGAACGAGTCGGTCGGCCCCGGCGCCGGGGAGGCCGCCGTCTGGGTGGTGGAGGAGGACGACATGCCGGCCGCGAAGGCGACGCTCGCCGCGTTCCTCGACGACCCTAATGCCGAGCGGTTCGCCGCCGCCTCGAAACAGGCGGACCGTCTGCGGGCCGCGGCGGAGAAGGAGCGGAAGGCCGCCGCCAAACGGGTGCATCGCGGCCGGGACACGTTTCGCGACGCCGCCAGCGGGGCCCCGCTGTGGAAGCGGGCGCCGGTCTGTGCGGGGTTGATCGGGGCCTGCGTCGTCGTCGCCCTGTTCGGTTGGGGCGGGATGGACGACCCCTGGAGCCTGTGGAGCCGCCAGGAACCGCTGATCCACTGGCTCTGGATCACGGAACACAGCATCGTCCCCGTGCGGCCGGGCTGGGTGCGGCTTCAGTTCGACACCCTCGGCGAAACGCTCGCCCAGGGGGAGGTCTGGCGGGTGTTCACGCCGGCGCTGCTGCACGCCAACCCGATTCACCTCGCCTTCAACATGAGCTGGCTGGTCGGCCTGGGAGCGATCCTGGAGGGCCGCTTCGGCTGGTGGCGGTTCCTGCTGGGCGTGTTGGCGGTCGCGGCACTGTCAAACGTCGCGGAGTACTACGCCGATATGCGGTTCGGCCTGCCCATCCTGGGGCTGTTCGATTTCGAGCCCAGCCCCCGCTTCGGCGGCTTCAGCGGGGTGGCGGTGGCGCTGTTCGGCTTCGAGGTCGGCCGCAAACGCGGCGGGCGGCCGCTGACCACGCTGTCGACCAATTCGACCTTCTTTATGCTGGCGTTCCTGGTGCTGTGCCTGTCGGGCAGCATCATCGCCGTCGCCAACGTGGCCCACTTCTCCGGGCTGGCGCTGGGCTTCGCCGCCGGGTTCATCTCGGCGAAGCGGGAGGGGCGGCCCCGTCGGTCGCTGACTTCTTGA
- a CDS encoding TolC family protein: MFRRRDRRRFACSPGVPATGVSATGRRACGFVLLAATVCLPIGCGKAFWRQNADAEAYGLAWEKSQDPRWAPPRLDIIPDPRSRFFDPNHPDCEPVPPDDPAANRFMDRMGDFGRIKGDDDWHETYGYTPFIENPLWLERFGLTRAGLNAAWAARGSSDGGEGGVQRASFQTGLIDLDDTAPLRRPSEQNLAVPGAALGGGPLDAGDAAASLVPDEGEFAGLEPTEDVGGSDLDAGNPFLPAVHDLTLPGAIELAYIHNREYQTVLEDVYLAALALSFERFRFDVRFLGLGGNPPGVTFRDEYLRRPQSDTSSITTNVGVSRLLPAGGQWAVELTNNTLYVFGGGADSASASLISYSLVQPLLRGAGRKITLEALTQSERNLLYAVRDLARFRKVFFADAATAGPGGGYLGLLTQVQTINNLRDNIRRTEQLLELRRELDRQRPSVFTVPLARLPEGAIDALDPALLDRPVGEAENPGEAPPTVRDRLLAGEPLQVRLPFAGALNGVARYDAGLGLLQVVGDLTAEEEAALLALSEDPLFRDAAADVVTQIRTDPITLAAAQLESNLVNLITQLRQAEASLQDDLDSYKLYLGLPPDMVVTLDESFLEPFQLIDADLTANERVVEEFVQEWAALNLIGSEQENLAAAEAIPAAAIAEVVRGLAELNERTRVVVRDLAENDLANVRSFEEQRLSELDELQQARFSRDLDRDARTLDTLLRGLDRRADELAQVLEELNAPDVTARTKVRAANLVGLLRQDLLRDARGAEVVQTGLRVEQLALNPFDMPLEAAVQLALENRLDLMNQRAAVTDARRQLELAANALQGVLNLVAEGNVRTQPLFNADGSTNPLDFRVDDSDFNVGVEFDTPLDRVQERNAYRAALIDYQRARRDFIAAEDTVRADVRTAWRQLAVLKQNFETTRQAVRIAAVQFDNAVEQQFAPTGGGGSRNNSQFDLLNALSSLLGSSNDLISNFVNYERARVAIYRDTGLMVVGPEGLWRDEFYLQDELRVITPGRGAPESLEPEIVPSE, encoded by the coding sequence ATGTTCCGCCGCCGTGACCGCCGCCGGTTTGCGTGCTCCCCGGGCGTTCCCGCCACGGGCGTTTCCGCCACGGGGCGGCGGGCCTGCGGGTTCGTCCTGCTGGCGGCGACGGTCTGCCTGCCGATCGGCTGCGGCAAGGCGTTCTGGCGTCAGAACGCCGACGCCGAGGCTTACGGGCTGGCCTGGGAGAAGAGCCAGGACCCCCGCTGGGCCCCGCCGAGGCTGGACATTATCCCCGACCCCCGCAGCCGGTTCTTCGATCCGAACCACCCGGACTGCGAACCCGTCCCGCCGGACGATCCCGCCGCCAACCGCTTTATGGATCGCATGGGCGATTTCGGGCGGATCAAGGGGGACGACGACTGGCACGAGACCTACGGCTACACGCCGTTCATCGAAAACCCGCTGTGGCTGGAGCGGTTCGGCCTGACGCGGGCCGGTCTGAACGCCGCCTGGGCCGCCCGCGGTTCCAGCGACGGCGGCGAAGGCGGCGTGCAGCGGGCGAGTTTCCAGACCGGACTGATCGATCTGGACGACACCGCCCCGCTGCGGCGCCCGTCGGAGCAGAACCTCGCCGTGCCTGGCGCCGCGCTCGGCGGCGGGCCGCTCGACGCCGGCGACGCAGCGGCCAGTCTCGTCCCCGATGAGGGCGAGTTCGCCGGCCTGGAGCCGACCGAGGACGTCGGCGGGTCCGATCTGGACGCCGGCAACCCGTTCCTCCCGGCGGTGCACGACCTCACCCTGCCGGGGGCGATCGAACTAGCGTACATTCATAATCGGGAATACCAGACCGTCTTGGAGGACGTCTATCTGGCGGCGCTGGCCCTGTCCTTCGAGCGGTTCCGCTTCGACGTGCGGTTCCTCGGCCTCGGCGGGAACCCGCCGGGGGTCACGTTCCGGGACGAATACCTGCGGCGCCCGCAGTCGGACACCAGCTCGATCACCACGAACGTCGGCGTCTCCCGGTTGCTGCCGGCCGGCGGACAGTGGGCCGTCGAGCTGACGAACAACACGCTGTACGTGTTCGGCGGCGGGGCGGACAGCGCCAGCGCCAGCCTGATCAGCTACTCGCTCGTCCAGCCGCTGCTGCGCGGCGCCGGGCGGAAGATCACGTTGGAGGCCCTGACTCAGTCGGAGCGGAACCTGCTGTACGCGGTCCGCGATCTGGCCCGGTTCCGCAAGGTCTTCTTCGCGGACGCCGCCACCGCCGGGCCCGGCGGTGGGTACCTCGGGCTGCTCACCCAGGTGCAGACGATTAATAACCTGCGGGACAACATTCGCCGCACGGAGCAGTTGCTCGAACTGCGCCGCGAACTGGACCGGCAACGGCCCAGCGTGTTCACCGTCCCGCTGGCCCGGCTGCCGGAGGGGGCGATCGACGCCCTCGACCCGGCGCTGCTGGACCGCCCCGTCGGCGAGGCGGAGAACCCCGGCGAGGCGCCGCCCACCGTGCGGGACCGCCTGCTGGCCGGCGAGCCGCTCCAGGTGCGCCTGCCCTTCGCCGGGGCGTTGAACGGCGTGGCCCGGTACGACGCCGGGCTGGGGCTGCTCCAGGTCGTCGGCGATCTGACCGCGGAGGAAGAAGCGGCGCTGCTGGCCCTCTCGGAGGACCCGCTGTTCCGCGACGCCGCCGCGGACGTGGTCACGCAGATCCGCACCGACCCGATCACGCTGGCCGCCGCCCAGCTGGAGAGCAACCTCGTCAACCTCATTACCCAGTTGCGACAGGCCGAAGCCTCCCTGCAGGACGATCTGGACAGCTACAAGCTGTACCTCGGCCTGCCGCCGGACATGGTCGTCACGTTGGACGAATCCTTCCTGGAGCCGTTCCAACTGATCGACGCGGACCTGACGGCCAACGAACGGGTCGTGGAGGAGTTCGTGCAGGAATGGGCCGCCCTGAACCTGATCGGGTCGGAGCAGGAGAACCTCGCCGCGGCGGAGGCGATCCCCGCGGCGGCGATCGCCGAGGTCGTCCGCGGCCTGGCGGAGTTGAACGAGCGGACCCGGGTCGTGGTGCGGGACCTGGCGGAAAACGACCTGGCGAACGTCCGCAGCTTCGAGGAGCAGCGCCTCAGCGAACTGGACGAATTGCAGCAGGCCCGGTTCAGCCGCGACCTCGACCGCGACGCCCGCACGCTGGACACGCTGCTCCGCGGCCTCGACCGCCGGGCGGACGAACTGGCGCAGGTCCTCGAGGAGCTGAACGCCCCGGACGTGACGGCCCGCACGAAGGTGCGGGCGGCGAACCTCGTCGGCCTGCTCCGGCAGGATCTGTTGCGGGACGCCCGCGGGGCGGAGGTCGTGCAAACGGGCCTGCGGGTGGAACAGCTCGCGCTCAACCCGTTCGACATGCCGCTGGAGGCCGCCGTGCAACTGGCGCTGGAGAACCGGCTGGACCTGATGAACCAGCGGGCCGCCGTCACGGACGCCCGCCGGCAACTGGAACTGGCCGCGAACGCGCTGCAGGGCGTGTTGAACCTCGTCGCCGAGGGCAACGTCCGCACCCAGCCGCTGTTCAACGCCGACGGCAGCACGAACCCGCTGGACTTCCGCGTCGACGACAGCGACTTCAACGTCGGGGTGGAGTTCGACACCCCGCTGGACCGCGTGCAGGAACGCAACGCCTACCGGGCGGCGCTGATCGATTACCAGCGCGCCCGCCGGGACTTCATCGCCGCCGAGGACACTGTCCGGGCGGACGTCCGCACCGCCTGGCGGCAGCTCGCGGTGCTCAAACAGAACTTCGAGACGACCCGGCAGGCGGTCCGCATCGCCGCGGTGCAGTTCGACAACGCCGTTGAACAACAATTCGCCCCCACTGGCGGCGGCGGCAGCCGGAACAACAGCCAGTTCGACCTGCTCAACGCCCTGAGCAGCCTGCTGGGCAGCTCCAACGACCTGATCTCCAACTTCGTGAACTACGAGCGGGCCCGCGTGGCGATTTATCGGGACACCGGCCTGATGGTCGTCGGCCCGGAGGGGCTGTGGCGGGACGAGTTCTATCTGCAGGACGAACTCCGCGTGATCACGCCCGGCCGGGGAGCCCCGGAGTCGCTAGAGCCCGAGATCGTGCCCTCGGAGTAA